The DNA segment ACATTGGGTTCGAAAAAGATAGACTATATGTATATGTTTCAATTCTTTAACCGGTTCATATGTCTAACTGTTAAAACGTCCATCATATCTCAAAATAAATCGAATCATTTACGTTTTATCTGTTCATTTTCAGACGGAAGTACGAGGATTTTAAAAACGCATGTGTCATCCGGTGCGAATGTGTTAAATGTTCATGTACAATATGAATGTACATTAAGTTTCATTGCTTATTAGTGATTTTTGTACTTCAACGGTTCATTGTTCATTATAGTTTATTATACAGTTTTGCATCACACTGACCTGTAAGCAGTGGTCATGCCAGTGCCGCACGCTCCAGCTTTGTTTTGCGCCCAGTTTGGATAAGGCGTGAGCCTAGGCGATCCTCCCCGATTTGTGTCAAGCGATATATAATTCAAAGTCGCCGGAATACCTACAATAGTTAGTACCACACGTCACTGAACTGCATTCCGAACGTCCTAAATTATGAACGAATATTTGCACGCCAACCAATCCTAGAATAGCGTGATCGCGTTCGGAACGTTATCGAAACTCTGGCACACGCAACTCGATTTTATCGGAAACATGTATGCCCGACAATAGAAGCAAAGTTTTGAAAGGCACATATTCAGATAGTCTCCGGAAAGGTCAACGGGAAGGTTGCAAGATCAAAAATTGGAGATAACGATGAGAAAAGTTTAATCGACGCGTTAGTCTCATGCGATCAACGTGTAGATCGCTTCGATTTTTCAGCGCACAGAAAACGTTAGGGTGGGCTCAGAAAGAATGAGCTCGATGGACCATGGTTTAACATGTTCCGCAGAGAGCAGAAAGGTCTTTGGAGATCAGGATAATTCGGAGGTCATTCCGAGTTAGCTTTTGCTTTGAGTGCGTGCCGAATTCTACAATATATTTAGatctataaaaaatatttagtcaCAGACACAAATGACCTAAAGAAAGGTCAACACTGGAGATAAGGATGGGAAAAATTGGTCAACACGTTAGTCGCGTGCGATCAACGTGCAGATCCGATTTTTCAGCGAACAGAAAATGTTAGGGTGGGCTTAAGAATGAGCAAATCTTTAATGATGGAATCGATGGACCATGGTGTTTAACATGTTCCGCAGTGAGCAGAAAGGTCTTTGGAGACCAGGATAATGGCATTCGGAGGTCAGACAAGCTCGGATCgagttgttgttttttttttttgctttgatTGCGTGCCGAATTCTAAAACAATTCGCTTCCCGGGCTCAGGAAGGAAGTCATTGAACGTTCCGAATTCATTCTGCTCGGACGGTGTGACAGGAacctctttcttcttttctctcttaATATTTCATATCCTCTGCCTGGGGAGAAGCTGACGTCGGAAGAAAGAGTCGGCCgaacaaagccgcggacaaATAAAACCTTGTAAAAACAATGCCGACCTCCGCGGGCTTCGACGCGTTTCGAGAACTTTCAGAGGGACTGCTGGGAAGATCGGAACCGGAACAAGGAGAAAAACGTGAAAAAGAACCAACGGAAGCGAGGTGGaaatcgttcgttcgttcgttcgttcgagagagaggggggacatTTGTTTGacacgtaaaaataatttacattgaAACTGCACTGCGTAAGTGAATCTCTGATTCGAGATGAAtatcaatttctaatttttttttttaaccaaatTATCACGGTACGATTATCGACAATTTCTTGAGAATactcttaacccttagcactcgagtggtgactctgaagcaccactagaaattgttatggcattatttcaaggaaattacaaaaaatattacaaaatatttgttacattacaaaatttgtatttagtagatcactaaacatttaaatactatatgtggaaatcggatcggtttcgtatgaataaaatgaaaatagcgccgagtgcaaagggttaaattattcTTCCGCTAATCCTATTcgcgattttgatcgaatattttcagttttgAAATGGGAGTTTCCAATGGAGAATTAATCAAAATTTGCGAACTAATTTTGAGTTTGAGTTAAGATTTCAAGATTTTCTCCATGCACAATGACTTGGCGCGCGCCATCGCTTATGATGAACTTAGAGTaccgagaagaaaaaaaatcggaaatacgagaatataaaagtGAATAAGACTCATTCATTCGCGAGTTCCCTTCTAGATTTAAGTCGATGCGAAGGCGGAGGTAAAGAGAAATAGAAGTCCTGTATTGTAATCGCTCTCGCGCGGATTTCGGCACTTTGTGTCGCAAACCGGAAGCCAGCCAGACTAGATTCGAGGCTTGCACCGACCACACTGATCCTCTACATTTTACACAGTGTGTTCGCGTCAGTTTCCGGTTTTCTGCTCGAGATTTTTATCTGGTTTTCTCTCCGGAGTTAAAAGGTgataaaagttagttaattcCATTGCAATTCAAACGGAAATGGATGTAGTTATGCTTAACAGCAGTTTCCCGTATAATGCgataaaagaattgtttaaaaacgaCTGGATATACCTATGTATTCCACGTGGCTGTATAAAAATGGATTAACAATTActaagaaacattaaaaaaacaatTCAAATTGTTATTGTTCAAGTACATTCTACAAAGTTTTGTTATATGATCAAATACTACATTCGAAGGTGtacaatttgaacaaaatttagCTGTCCTACatgataatattttaaatattattcgaacgaataaaatatttagatATTCGTATTAGTTAGTATATACATGAGTAGTTGCAAATAAAGGGATATATTCAATTGGAGCTTACCGTTCCGCCATCTTGGCACCGTGACAAACAGTTTATTTCGCCATATTTCGATGCCAACGGGTAGCGCGTTTTCTGGTACAAAATCTCCCCTCATCATCGCCATTTGTCTGCTCGCTTCGTCCGGATAAGCGAAGTCCAACGTCTTCCAGAAGAATCTCTCCAGGAGAGGAGCTTTTCCAAACTGAGAACCCCATCTTTGCAGTCCTTCCACTCTGCCGGCTCCCAAACATAACAAACTCACGCAAAGTAATctccaatatattttcattatggTTTGGTACCTAgaaaattcgaacaattttcaaaatgccgGCAAGcaatgattctgcgatattttaACAATTGTATGCTAAgtaagaaaaaagaatttttaataactacagcGTGCACTTTCATGCAAATTCTTGTTTTCTAGGACTATATCGTTTTACTTTACGTAATTTGAGAATATGCCAATAGTGGGACAAAAACCGTACGCAATCTTGAATAAATTGctgctttatttatttcaataggTACATCGCATGTGTAATAAAAAAGGGTCAAATTGTCAAAATCATTATTCGGAACGTTAGACGAAGACGACTTAACCACTGTCAACGCGAACATAGACAAACTTTTCAACGCgaacaataaattgaaaacgaTAGTCAGTAATCAAACCGCTCTCATCCGTAAAATGTTAGATTCCGACAGTTTACAACGCATAAACCAACTCACTTTAGATGCACGAGCAAATTCACTTAAAGCCGAACGTGACGCACTCATGAGTAACTGGATCATTAGAACAGAAGGAGCAATCGCGGATTTACACTTTTCATACGACGAACTACTTACCACCATCACACTAGCGAAACAGGGAATCATTAGCCCACAAATTTTAGAACCAAAAGAATTTCTAGACGCATACAAACGcacactcgaaaacgaaactacACACTTGGCATTAAAACCAACTCACGAGAACTTCCAGACCATACTTGATCTTGCAGAATTAAAGTTGTTTATTAcggacaacaaattatttttcaaaatctcagTACCAATTCTACCTACGTTGCAATGGGATATAGACCGCATCTACCCCATCCCAACGAAGAAGAACAATGTATTTATGATCCCACTCGTGGAACAccaaatttatttgatttcagggttaaattatattaacgtGGAGCAAGAATATTTGAATACACATTGCAAAACAAAAACCGGTATAACCATGTGTAAACAGACTCAACCAATCCACAACAGAAACACACGACACGATTGTACCACAGAGCtcattaatttcaataatcaaatCCTTTCATGCcaaattgtaattttgaaaatagacGATATTACTTTTATGCCATTAAAAGAACAGAATCAGTATATAGCTATTCCAGAGAAACCCATAGAAATTAACACCATATGCGGAACGCAACACAGTATTGTGTATTTACGACAACCTAGTTTATTAAAATCCAACAcatcttgcgaattattatataataacaattataTGCGAATAGGACAAACGCGTTTTAGCGTATCATACGAAACCAGGCACAAAGAAATTCGAACGCCGAATAGTAGCGATTACATATCAATCTTGCAAAAGTTAGACAAGACACCAAAAGTATTAAACAACTTAAACTGTTACCACAGTACATTAGATGATATCGAGCAAGAAATTAACAGACTCCAATTCGAACATCGAATCGAATCTGTAAAGTCGTGGGGACTGTCCACACTGCAGATTGCCGGCTACGCAGCATTAACCGCCCTAGTCATTTGGGGACTAGACAAAACGGGTATTTTTAACTGTATCAAATCCTTTCTTCCATCGAAACTCTGTATTCATATTCTCAGTTGTAAGTCGAAGACGACTCATATAGAAAATAATGTAGAAACGCCAGCACCGGGCGCTACCGCACCGTTGTTAAACATGTACACAGATTTAGCCACATTGGTGAATAACCAACGGCAATCACAACCATCGCCGGAACCAGAGATCCTGTTCCAGCCAAGAACAGTCAAATTCCACAAGTCCATCCTCCGGAACTATCCAGGTTAGAGGACTAACTTCAATCTAAGTTGGGGGGAGTGTAACGCCCAAATTTCTGTAAATTATCGCAGATGACGTCACCCCTAATTTTTGAACACAAAGGATCGACTGTTGACTGGACTACGTCCAGTTGATAACAACATAGGACAAACACAGGAGAACGGATGACATCACCCCTAATCTTTGAGCCACAAAGGATCGACCGTTGCCCGGAATTTGCCCGATTGATAACAACATCTTATAAATACAAGAGAACGGATACGGATTATCAGTCGCTAAGGAACCACAAAAGTACGCGGATCGAAATACTGTCGGTTTATTTATGTAATACTGAATAAAGAGAGTCAATGCTGGACAACAGTCTAGCATCTgcttatttttattaacaatcGAGTTATTATTACGTGACAACATCTTCGCGGAGATTACGACCCGTTTCTATGATCTCGCGGGCCGGGCCGAGAACATTTTAAATCGCCCAGACATCTCGCGCGCAGATACCGACTCTGCAAACGACGGCAGAAGCACAGACGGTGCGAAAAGTCGCCCCGTTAAATTACCCGATGCCTCATTGCCGACTTTCGACGGTCGTTATGAAAGTTGGTTGTCGTTTAAAAACGCATTTAACAGCATGATCGGTTCACGCAGTGAACTAGACGACGTGGCGAAATTACAATACCTCCGGTCCGCGTTAGTACAGGAAGCGGCAAACAAAATTCGGCTCTTTGACGTCGACGGGATCAATTACGCGAAGGCATGGGATCTTCTGGAAAGAGCGTACGAAAACAAACGCCTTCTGGTATCGCGGCATATGTCCATGCTATTCGACATGCCGACACTCGATAAGGAATCCACGATCGGCCTGACGCGGTTAGCCGACGACGCTCAACAGCACTTTGCGTCGCTACACGCGCTGGGAACACCGGTTTGCACACAAACCGTCGTTCACTTACTCGAGAGCAAACTACCTAAAATCACGTACGAGAAGTGGCAGGCAGGCTTAAGCCGACAGGAATATCCGAGCTTGGATGAAATGCtcgaatttttgtacaaaaccgCGGTTTGTGTATCGCGCACAGACAAGATGCGATCTAGCGATCGAGAccgcgagcgcgagagagacgacCGCGCTCACAAACGGCGACGCATACGTCCGCTGAATCGCGCATTCGTCACCCAAGAACGCAAGTGCGTCGCGTGTAAGATTAGCTGTCATCCCCTCTTCACGTGCGCCGCATTTAAGCGCTTAACCGTCCCGAAGCGCATCGAGCTCGTAAAAACCGCGAAAGTTTGCTTCAACTGCCTACGTTCCCATCGCGACGCTCCATGCCGGTATTCGAGTTGTACAATCTGTCAAAGACGGCACAATACATTATTACACAACTTCGAATTTGCGAGCTCGAGCAGAACCGATACCTCAAAACCCGCGATTGACAATGCGGACGCCGGAAAGTCAGCATGACTACCCTTACCGAGCAGGGAGCTGACGATTAGTCTCGCGACCGTACTTCCTACGGCGTCACCGCAGTTGATAATGAGCGCCATAGTGGAAATCATTAGTAAAAACCGATCGGTAAGAGCCCGAG comes from the Halictus rubicundus isolate RS-2024b unplaced genomic scaffold, iyHalRubi1_principal scaffold0590, whole genome shotgun sequence genome and includes:
- the LOC143364486 gene encoding protein yellow-like, coding for MKIYWRLLCVSLLCLGAGRVEGLQRWGSQFGKAPLLERFFWKTLDFAYPDEASRQMAMMRGDFVPENALPVGIEIWRNKLFVTVPRWRNGIPATLNYISLDTNRGGSPRLTPYPNWAQNKAGACGTGMTTAY